A region from the Coregonus clupeaformis isolate EN_2021a unplaced genomic scaffold, ASM2061545v1 scaf0268, whole genome shotgun sequence genome encodes:
- the LOC121544207 gene encoding G-protein coupled receptor 151 — MDFDRPRNVSFFDFAGGVHLLHGEDARSVLPVILIGTCGTGVVGNLLVLLSLIHDLRNGRASEVKALLAGLSATDLMIILLCAPVRAVTYYRQSWTLGSLLCQTADWFQHTCLVAKTFTLAATTRARCNFVSSSSDGIYSSHMRIYGALVFIWIASLVSSTPLVIFTSLQPYHDLKLCVTEIPFCASGFMNVFYMIYPTLTYVLPIFFTVLHYTKTLRDSKPKGDLDVTSAQPQSRGATAAWLSVSGANALMLLPEWSSWTWARLGYSDNYTLPVGFVIFSQVLMYSCSSLSPIVFLTVYDDVRHGLNSLRLFRICRGSKRTSISPKTEENGVEGGGDICPLVDLK; from the coding sequence ATGGATTTTGACCGACCGAGGAACGTGTCATTTTTTGACTTTGCCGGGGGGGTCCATCTACTCCACGGCGAGGACGCCAGGTCAGTCCTCCCTGTTATTCTGATCGGGACCTGTGGGACCGGAGTCGTAGGGAACCTATTGGTGCTACTTAGCCTCATCCACGATCTGAGAAATGGGAGAGCATCCGAAGTCAAAGCGCTACTTGCCGGTCTGAGCGCTACAGACCTGATGATCATTCTGCTGTGTGCACCAGTGCGTGCAGTGACCTACTACAGACAGTCCTGGACCTTGGGAAGCTTGTTGTGCCAGACAGCGGATTGGTTTCAGCACACCTGCTTGGTCGCCAAAACGTTCACCCTGGCGGCCACAACCAGGGCAAGATGCAACTTTGTTTCAAGCTCCTCCGACGGCATATATTCCAGCCACATGCGAATCTATGGAGCCCTGGTGTTCATTTGGATAGCATCGCTGGTCTCCTCCACCCCCCTTGTGATATTCACGTCTTTACAGCCATACCATGACCTCAAGCTGTGCGTAACTGAAATACCATTTTGCGCATCTGGGTTCATGAATGTGTTCTACATGATCTACCCAACTCTAACTTACGTGTTGCCCATTTTCTTTACCGTTTTGCACTACACCAAGACACTACGGGACAGTAAGCCGAAGGGGGACCTTGATGTGACCAGTGCTCAACCCCAGAGCAGGGGGGCCACTGCGGCGTGGTTGTCTGTCAGTGGGGCCAACGCACTAATGCTGCTACCTGAATGGAGCTCATGGACTTGGGCCCGGCTGGGATACAGTGACAACTATACACTTCCTGTGGGGTTCGTCATCTTCTCTCAGGTCCTCATGTACTCatgtagctctctgtctcccatcgTATTCCTCACCGTGTATGACGACGTGCGTCATGGGCTCAACAGTCTGAGGCTTTTCAGAATTTGCAGAGGCTCGAAACGCACCAGTATTAGTCCAAAGACGGAGGAAAACggagtagagggaggaggagacatCTGTCCCCTAGTGGACTTGAAAC